In Molothrus aeneus isolate 106 chromosome 11, BPBGC_Maene_1.0, whole genome shotgun sequence, a genomic segment contains:
- the DEF8 gene encoding differentially expressed in FDCP 8 homolog translates to MASDERLARFRQAHLNPFNKSPEQLERPEGEPPAPALQPDPPPGDPEGALDLGLAEDHFSRPVGLILASDVPQLRRAIEECKRVILALPEHSERQKDAVVRLIHLRLKLQELKDPGEDEPNIRVVLEHRFYKEKSKSVKQMCDKCSTIIWGLIQTWYTCTGCYYRCHSKCLPLVSRPCVRAQVSHQAEYQLSICPESGLDSQDYRCAECRAPISLRGVPSEARQCDYTGLYYCSSCHWNDLAVVPARAIHNWDFEPRKVSRCSMRYLALMVSRPVLKLREINPLLFNYVEELVEIRKLRQDILLMKPYFITCKEAMEARLLLQLQDRQHFVENDEMYSLQDLIDIEAGRLGCSLTEIHTLFAKHIKLDCERCQAKGFVCELCREGDVLFPFDSHTSVCADCSAVFHRDCYYDNSTTCPRCARLSLRKQSLFQDSGTEGEP, encoded by the exons ATGGCGTCGGACGAGCGGCTGGCCCGCTTCCGCCAGGCGCACCTGAACCCCTTCAACAAGAGCCCCGAGCAGCTGGAGCGCCCCGAGGGGGAgccccctgccccag ccctgcagccgGATCCCCCCCCGGGGGACCCCGAGGGCGCCCTGGACCTGGGGCTGGCCGAGGACCACTTCTCCCGGCCCGTG GGGCTGATCCTGGCGTCGGACGTGCCGCAGCTGCGCCGCGCCATCGAGGAGTGCAAGCGGGTGATCCTGGCGCTGCCCGAGCACTCGGAACGCCAGAAGGACGCCGTGGTGCGCCTCATCCACCTCCGCCTCAAGCTGCAGGAGCTCAAG GACCCTGGTGAGGATGAGCCCAACATCCGGGTGGTCCTGGAGCACCGTTTCTACAAGGAGAAGAGTAAGAGCGTCAAGCAGATGTGTGACAAGTGCAGCACCATCATCTGGGGGCTCATCCAGACCTGGTACACCTGCACAG GCTGCTACTACCGCTGCCACAGCAAGTGCCTGCCGCTGGTGAGCCGGCCGTGCGTGCGGGCCCAGGTCAGCCACCAGGCGGAGTACCAGCTCAGCATCTGCCCCGAGAGCGGCCTGGACAGCCAGGACTACCGCTGTGCCGAGTGCCGGGCCCCCATCTCCCTCC GGGGGGTGCCCAGCGAGGCCCGGCAGTGCGACTACACCGGCCTCTACtactgctccagctgccactgGAACGACCTGGCCGTGGTGCCCGCCCGGGCCATCCACAACTGGGACTTCGAGCCCCGCAAG GTGTCACGGTGCAGCATGAGGTACCTGGCACTGATGGTGTCGCGGCCGGTGCTGAAGCTGCGCGAGATCAACCCACTGCTCTTCAACTACGTGGAGGAGCTGGTGGAAATCCGG AAGCTGCGCCAGGACATCCTGCTGATGAAGCCCTACTTCATCACCTGCAAGGAGGCCATGGAGGCacggctgctgctgcag ctgcaggacCGGCAGCACTTTGTGGAGAACGATGAGATGTACTCGCTGCAGGACCTGATCGACATCGAGGCCGGGCGCCTCGGCTGCTCCCTCACCGAGATCCACACGCTCTTTGCCAAGCACATCAAGCTGGACTGCGAG CGGTGCCAGGCCAAGGGCTTTGTCTGTGAGCTGTGCCGGGAGGGCGACGTGCTCTTCCCCTTCGACAGCCACACCTCGGTCTGCGCTGACTGCTCCGCCGTCTTCCACAG GGACTGCTACTACGACAACTCCACCACGTGCCCCCGGTGCGCCCGGCTGAGCCTGCGGAAGCAATCCTTGTTCCAGGACTCCGGCACGGAGGGGGAGCCCTGA
- the DBNDD1 gene encoding dysbindin domain-containing protein 1 isoform X1 encodes MQAEARGEFCSREQRPELGKEPLVSERPAGTPTHGPAQETPRVPAEEQGGIPIPSAGLLQVTERRQPLSSVSSLEVHFDLLDLTELTDMSDQELAEVFADSDEENAAGETPGGLQPPPVPRAGYLRSPSWTRAREQGRDKKHLSDPELPPGPPGPPDAFLPAERPREP; translated from the exons ATGCAGGCGGAGGCCAGAGGGGAATTCTGCAGCCGGGAGCAGCGCCCCG AGCTTGGCAAGGAGCCGCTGGTCTCGGAGCGCCCCGCAGGGACCCCCACGCACGGGCCGGCCCAGGAGACCCCCCGAGTCCCGGCGGAGGAGCAGGGGggcatccccatccccagcgCCGGCCTGCTGCAGGTCACCGAGCGCCGAC AGCCCCTGAGCAGCGTGTCCTCGCTGGAGGTGCACTTCGACCTGCTGGACCTGACCGAGCTGACCGATATGTCGGACCAGGAGCTGGCCGAGGTCTTCGCCGACTCCGACGAGGAGAACGCGGCCGGAGAGACGCCCGGCG GGCTGCAGCCGCCGCCGGTGCCGCGGGCCGGGTACCTGCGCTCGCCCTCCTGGACCCGCGCGCGGGAGCAGGGCCGGGACAAGAAGCACCTGAGTGACCCCGAGCTGCCGCCGGGACCGCCGGGACCCCCGGACGCCTTCCTGCCCGCCGAGCGCCCGCGGGAGCCGTAG
- the DBNDD1 gene encoding dysbindin domain-containing protein 1 isoform X2, with protein MAVPAAAGTGELGKEPLVSERPAGTPTHGPAQETPRVPAEEQGGIPIPSAGLLQVTERRQPLSSVSSLEVHFDLLDLTELTDMSDQELAEVFADSDEENAAGETPGGLQPPPVPRAGYLRSPSWTRAREQGRDKKHLSDPELPPGPPGPPDAFLPAERPREP; from the exons aTGGCGGTTCCGGCAGCGGCCGGCACCGGAG AGCTTGGCAAGGAGCCGCTGGTCTCGGAGCGCCCCGCAGGGACCCCCACGCACGGGCCGGCCCAGGAGACCCCCCGAGTCCCGGCGGAGGAGCAGGGGggcatccccatccccagcgCCGGCCTGCTGCAGGTCACCGAGCGCCGAC AGCCCCTGAGCAGCGTGTCCTCGCTGGAGGTGCACTTCGACCTGCTGGACCTGACCGAGCTGACCGATATGTCGGACCAGGAGCTGGCCGAGGTCTTCGCCGACTCCGACGAGGAGAACGCGGCCGGAGAGACGCCCGGCG GGCTGCAGCCGCCGCCGGTGCCGCGGGCCGGGTACCTGCGCTCGCCCTCCTGGACCCGCGCGCGGGAGCAGGGCCGGGACAAGAAGCACCTGAGTGACCCCGAGCTGCCGCCGGGACCGCCGGGACCCCCGGACGCCTTCCTGCCCGCCGAGCGCCCGCGGGAGCCGTAG
- the GAS8 gene encoding dynein regulatory complex subunit 4: MGPKKKGKGGTGPAVVDGLDPEDMSKEQLLQHMVRLRQELDRERQERNSFQLECNRIQGYWEITRRELEERKAELRTRDREMEEAQERHQLEIKVYKQKVKHLLHEQQENLTELKAEGVLSLRRAQKDHWEQEEEMWKEKRSLNTRLKEQELANEAAISKLCLKHEEEMARLRSDFELQTKEMEAKYTRKMQALRDELDLRRKTEIHELEERKNTQISELIGNHEGAFGAIKNYYNDITAKNLTLINLLKEQVEELKKKEAVLEKEKADVVRENKGLTEPLHEAQELVAELQKKLVNYYRDKEALMKSKAHLKIAQKELKDLQWEHEVLEQRFSQVQEERDDLYQNFTRAINEVQQKTGYKNLLLERKLHGLLTLLEQKEVELSEVLAASNLDPSALSLVSHKLEDVLNSKNATIQDLQIQLARVCKAHNDMLQTFKAKLTAFGIPLDNLGFQPLSFPIPGQELGKGPAGLVSVPT, translated from the exons ATG GGACccaaaaagaaggggaaagggggcacGGGCCCGGCGGTGGTGGATGGCCTGGACCCGGAGGACATGAGCAAGGAGCAG ctgctgcagcacatggTGCGCCTGCGGCAGGAGCTGGACCGCGAGCGGCAGGAGCGGAACTCCTTCCAGCTGGAGTGTAACCGGATCCAGGGCTACTGGGAGATCACCCGccgggagctggaggagaggaaggcGGAGCTGCGCACCCGGGACCGAGAGATGGAGGAGGCGCAGGAGCGGCACCAGCTGGAGATCAag GTGTACAAGCAGAAGGTGAAGCACCTTTTGCACGAGCAGCAGGAGAACCTGACGGAGCTGAAGGCAGAGGGAGTCCTGTCCCTGAGGAGGGCCCAGAAGGAtcactgggagcaggaggaggagatgtggAAGGAGAAACGCTCCTTGAACACAAGGCTGAAGGAGCAGGAGTTGGCCAATGAGGCAGCCATCTCAAAACTCTGCCTG AAACACGAGGAGGAGATGGCCCGGCTGCGCAGTGACTTCGAGCTGCAGACCAAAG AGATGGAGGCCAAGTACACGAGGAAGATGCAGGCACTGAGGGACGAGCTGGACCTGCGGAGGAAGACAGAGATCCatgagctggaggagaggaaaaacacCCAGATCAGCGAGCTGATAGGGAACCACGAGGGGGCTTTTGGTGCCATCAAGAACTACTACAACGACATCACCGCCAAAAACCTGACACTCATCAACCTCCTGAAG GAGCAGGTGGAAGAACTGAAGAAgaaggaggctgtgctggaaaaggagaaggcagATGTGGTGCGTGAGAATAAGGGGCTGACAGAGCCGCTGCACGAGGcccaggagctggtggctgagctgcagaagAAGTTGGTTAACTATtacagggacaaggaggccctGATG AAGTCCAAAGCCCATCTGAAAATCGCTCAGAAGGAACTGAAGGACCTTCAGTGGGAACacgaggtgctggagcagcgGTTCAGTCAG GTCCAGGAAGAGCGGGATGACCTCTATCAGAACTTCACCAGAGCCATTAACGAGGTGCAGCAAAAAACGGGCTACAAGAACCTGCTCCTGGAGCGGAAGCTGCACGGACTCCTCACCCTCCTGGAGCAGAAGGAGGTGGAGCTCAGCGAGGTCCTTGCAGCCTCCAACCTCGACCCCAGCGCTCTCTCCTTGGTCTCGCACAAGCTGGAG GATGTGCTCAATTCCAAGAATGCCACCATCCAGGACCTGCAGATCCAGCTGGCCAGAGTCTGCAAG GCACACAACGACATGCTGCAGACCTTCAAGGCAAAGCTGACAGCCTTTGGCATCCCCCTGGACAACCTGGGTTTCCAGCCACTCTCCTTCCCCATCCCGGGGCAGGAACTGGGGAAGGGCCCTGCTGGCCTTGTTTCAGTGCCCACCTGA
- the LOC136561170 gene encoding 5-hydroxyisourate hydrolase-like, which produces MSEVGKGTLTTHVLNTATGLPAAGLGVRLAQLQEPGLQWMELAHRHTDEDGRCQPLLAPGQAKAGTYKLHFETAEYWQGLGHTSFYPFVEVVFIITDPAQKLHIPLLISPYSYTTYRGS; this is translated from the exons ATGTCTGAGGTGGGAAAGGGCACCCTGACCACCCACGTGCTGAACACGGCCACGGGGCTGCCGGCAGCCGGCCTTGGCGTCcgcctggcccagctgcaggagccagggctgcagtggaTGGAGCTGGCACACAG GCACACAGATGAGGATGGGCgctgccagcccctcctggcaccGGGACAGGCCAAGGCTGGCACCTACAAGCTGCACTTTGAGACAGCTGAGTactggcagggactggggcaCACCAGCTTCTACCCCTTCGTGGAG GTCGTTTTCATCATCACTGACCCGGCACAGAAGCTCCACATCCCGCTGCTGATCAGCCCCTACTCCTACACAACCTACCGGGGCAGCTAG
- the LOC136561063 gene encoding B-cadherin-like isoform X2: MRGPRSGLCPLSIFILLLLSPLLPAAALSPAPPRVLPGLRRGPLPAPGSSGGCAGPYSTEEPDVGVREDGGPVRLPGVGRALAVPPRDAGSPRCAAGQPEPAPAPAESRRSPQELPRARAALRRQKRDWVIPPIKVPENERGPFPKKLVQIKSNRDRDTKIFYSITGQGADAPPEGIFTIEKESGWMKVTQPLDREHIDKYHLFSHAVSENGKPVEEPMEIIVTVTDQNDNKPQFTQEVFRGSVPEGALPGTSIMQVTATDADDAVETYNGVIAYSILSQEPREPHPQMFTVNRATGTLSVIASGLDREHVREYTLTVQAADLDGEGLTTTALAVIEIADVNDNAPEFDPKTYEAAVPENVAGREVARLAVTDLDEPGTPAWRAVYSILRGNDGGAFAISTDPATNEGILRTAQVWVTPCHPSAAQVESCPSHSHCPCLPLSQGLDYEAKQQFVLHVAVANEVPFVVKLPMATATVTVTVEDVNEAPVFVPPVQLATVSEDMPPGQTLTACTAQDPDKAQGQRIKYLVGHDPAGWLAVHPENGLVTARDQLDRESPFVKNSTYMAVLLAVDDGSPPGTGTGTLLLTLLDVNDNGPEAEPRDITVCQRSPQPQLLTVTDRDLPPNTGPFRAELTHGSGDSWAVEVGDAGDTVTLQLVAPLEPDTYSVYLRLLDQPGRAQVTIVTARVCACEGQAQGCPQRSQPVTTLPFVLATLGALLALLLILLLLLLFVRRRKVTKEPLLLPEDDTRDNIFYYGEEGGGEEDQNYDLRQLHRGLDARPEVIRNDVAPTLLPAPQYRPRPANPDEIGNFIDENLKAADTDPTAPPYDSLLVFDYEGSGSEATSLSSLNSSASDGDQDYDYLNDWGGRFRKLAELYGGGEEDD, translated from the exons ATGCGGGGGCCGCGCTCCGGGCTCTGCCCGCTCTccatcttcatcctcctcctcctctccccgcTCCTGCCGGCGGCCGCCCTgtccccggccccgccgcgcgtCCTCCCGGGGCTGCGCCGCGGGCCGCTCCCCGCCCCAG ggagctccggaggcTGCGCGGGGCCGTACAGCACGGAGGAGCCCGATGTCGGGGTGCGGGAGGACGGGGGCCCCGTGCGGCTGCCGGGGGTGGGCAGGGCGCTCGCCGTCCCCCCCCGGGATGCTGGTTCTCCCCGGTGTGCCGCTGGCCAGCCAgagcctgccccagctcccgCAGAGAGCAGGCGCTCCCCCCAG gagctgcccagggctcgAGCTGCTCTCAGGAGGCAGAAGAGGGACTGGGTGATCCCCCCCATCAAGGTTCCTGAGAATGAGAGGGGCCCCTTCCCCAAAAAGCTGGTTCAG ATCAAATCCAACCGCGACAGAGACACCAAGATCTTCTACAGCatcacagggcagggagcagatgCCCCCCCCGAGGGCATCTTCACCATTGAGAAGGAGTCGGGCTGGATGAAAGTGACGCAGCCGCTGGACCGCGAGCACATCGACAAGTACCAC CTCTTCTCCCACGCCGTGTCTGAGAACGGGAAGCCAGTGGAGGAGCCGATGGAGATCATCGTGACGGTGACAGACCAGAATGACAACAAGCCCCAGTTCACGCAGGAGGTGTtcaggggctctgtgccagAGGGAGCTCTGCCAG GCACCTCCATCATGCAGGTGACAGCCACGGATGCGGACGATGCAGTGGAGACCTACAATGGTGTCATCGCCTACTCCATCCTCAGCCAGGAGCCACGGGAGCCCCATCCCCAAATGTTCACTGTCAACCGGGCCACCGGCACCCTCAGCGTCATTGCCAGCGGCCTCGACCGGGAG CACGTGCGGGAGTACACACTGACCGTGCAGGCAGCTGACCTGGATGGGGAGGGACTGACCACCACAGCGCTGGCCGTCATTGAGATCGCTGATGTCAATGACAACGCCCCCGAGTTCGACCCCAAAACG TACGAGGCGGCCGTGCCAGAGAACGTGGCCGGGCGGGAGGTGGCCAGGCTGGCTGTCACCGACCTGGACGAGCCCGGCACGCCGGCCTGGCGAGCCGTCTACTCCATCCTGCGCGGCAACGATGGGGGAGCCTTCGCCATCAGCACCGACCCTGCCACCAACGAGGGCATCCTGCGCACCGCCCAGGTCTGGGTCACCCCCTGtcaccccagtgctgcccaggtgGAGTCCTGCCCGTCCCACTCTCACTGCCCATGTCTCCCCCTCTCCCAGGGTCTGGACTATGAGGCCAAGCAGCAGTTCGTGCTCCACGTGGCAGTGGCCAATGAGGTCCCCTTTGTCGTGAAGCTGCCCATGGCCACTGCTACGGTGACAGTCACTGTGGAGGATGTCAATGAGGCCCCGGTGTTTGTGCCACCGGTGCAGCTGGCCACAGTGTCAGAGGATATGCCCCCGGGGCAGACCCTCACAGCCTGCACGGCCCAGGACCCTGACAAGGCGCAGGGCCAGAGGATcaa gtaCCTGGTGGGGCATGACCCAGCGGGCTGGCTGGCTGTGCACCCCGAGAATGGCCTGGTGACCGCGCGGGACCAGCTGGACCGCGAGTCCCCCTTTGTCAAGAACAGCACCTacatggctgtgctgctggctgtggatgATG GCTCACCGCcgggcacgggcacgggcacgctgctcctcaccctgctggaTGTGAACGACAACGGCCCCGAGGCCGAGCCACGGGACATCACTGTCTGCCAgcgcagcccccagccccagctcctcaccGTCACCGACCGGGACCTGCCCCCCAACACCGGCCCCTTCCGCGCCGAGCTCACCCACGGCtcaggggacagctgggctgtggaggtGGGGGACGCAG GTGACACGGTGACGCTGCAGCTGGTGGCACCGTTGGAGCCCGACACCTACAGCGTGTACCTGCGGCTGCTGGACCAGCCGGGCAGAGCCCAAGTGACCATTGTCACCGCACGGGTCTGCGCCTGTgaggggcaggcacagggctgtccccagaggTCCCAGCCTGTCACCACCCTGCCCTTCGTCCTCGCCACCCTGGGCgcgctgctggccctgctgc tcatcctgctgctgctgctgctctttgtgaggaggaggaaggtgacGAAGgagccgctgctgctgcccgaAGATGACACAAGGGACAACATCTTCTACTACGGGGAGGAGGGTGGCGGCGAGGAGGACCAG AACTACGACCTGCGGCAGCTGCACCGGGGGCTGGACGCCCGGCCCGAGGTGATCCGCAATGACGTGGCCCccaccctcctgccagccccgcagtaccggccccgccccgccaaCCCCGACGAGATCGGCAACTTCATCGACGAG AACCTGAAGGCGGCCGACACGGACCCCACGGCCCCCCCCTACGACTCGCTGCTGGTGTTCGACTACGAGGGCAGCGGCTCGGAGGCCACCTCGCTCAGCTCCCTCAACTCCTCCGCCTCCGACGGCGACCAGGACTACGACTACCTCAACGACTGGGGCGGCCGCTTCCGCAAGCTGGCCGAGCTCTACGGCGGCGGCGAGGAGGACGATTAG
- the LOC136561063 gene encoding B-cadherin-like isoform X1, translated as MRGPRSGLCPLSIFILLLLSPLLPAAALSPAPPRVLPGLRRGPLPAPGSSGGCAGPYSTEEPDVGVREDGGPVRLPGVGRALAVPPRDAGSPRCAAGQPEPAPAPAESRRSPQELPRARAALRRQKRDWVIPPIKVPENERGPFPKKLVQIKSNRDRDTKIFYSITGQGADAPPEGIFTIEKESGWMKVTQPLDREHIDKYHLFSHAVSENGKPVEEPMEIIVTVTDQNDNKPQFTQEVFRGSVPEGALPGTSIMQVTATDADDAVETYNGVIAYSILSQEPREPHPQMFTVNRATGTLSVIASGLDREHVREYTLTVQAADLDGEGLTTTALAVIEIADVNDNAPEFDPKTYEAAVPENVAGREVARLAVTDLDEPGTPAWRAVYSILRGNDGGAFAISTDPATNEGILRTAQGLDYEAKQQFVLHVAVANEVPFVVKLPMATATVTVTVEDVNEAPVFVPPVQLATVSEDMPPGQTLTACTAQDPDKAQGQRIKYLVGHDPAGWLAVHPENGLVTARDQLDRESPFVKNSTYMAVLLAVDDGSPPGTGTGTLLLTLLDVNDNGPEAEPRDITVCQRSPQPQLLTVTDRDLPPNTGPFRAELTHGSGDSWAVEVGDAGDTVTLQLVAPLEPDTYSVYLRLLDQPGRAQVTIVTARVCACEGQAQGCPQRSQPVTTLPFVLATLGALLALLLILLLLLLFVRRRKVTKEPLLLPEDDTRDNIFYYGEEGGGEEDQNYDLRQLHRGLDARPEVIRNDVAPTLLPAPQYRPRPANPDEIGNFIDENLKAADTDPTAPPYDSLLVFDYEGSGSEATSLSSLNSSASDGDQDYDYLNDWGGRFRKLAELYGGGEEDD; from the exons ATGCGGGGGCCGCGCTCCGGGCTCTGCCCGCTCTccatcttcatcctcctcctcctctccccgcTCCTGCCGGCGGCCGCCCTgtccccggccccgccgcgcgtCCTCCCGGGGCTGCGCCGCGGGCCGCTCCCCGCCCCAG ggagctccggaggcTGCGCGGGGCCGTACAGCACGGAGGAGCCCGATGTCGGGGTGCGGGAGGACGGGGGCCCCGTGCGGCTGCCGGGGGTGGGCAGGGCGCTCGCCGTCCCCCCCCGGGATGCTGGTTCTCCCCGGTGTGCCGCTGGCCAGCCAgagcctgccccagctcccgCAGAGAGCAGGCGCTCCCCCCAG gagctgcccagggctcgAGCTGCTCTCAGGAGGCAGAAGAGGGACTGGGTGATCCCCCCCATCAAGGTTCCTGAGAATGAGAGGGGCCCCTTCCCCAAAAAGCTGGTTCAG ATCAAATCCAACCGCGACAGAGACACCAAGATCTTCTACAGCatcacagggcagggagcagatgCCCCCCCCGAGGGCATCTTCACCATTGAGAAGGAGTCGGGCTGGATGAAAGTGACGCAGCCGCTGGACCGCGAGCACATCGACAAGTACCAC CTCTTCTCCCACGCCGTGTCTGAGAACGGGAAGCCAGTGGAGGAGCCGATGGAGATCATCGTGACGGTGACAGACCAGAATGACAACAAGCCCCAGTTCACGCAGGAGGTGTtcaggggctctgtgccagAGGGAGCTCTGCCAG GCACCTCCATCATGCAGGTGACAGCCACGGATGCGGACGATGCAGTGGAGACCTACAATGGTGTCATCGCCTACTCCATCCTCAGCCAGGAGCCACGGGAGCCCCATCCCCAAATGTTCACTGTCAACCGGGCCACCGGCACCCTCAGCGTCATTGCCAGCGGCCTCGACCGGGAG CACGTGCGGGAGTACACACTGACCGTGCAGGCAGCTGACCTGGATGGGGAGGGACTGACCACCACAGCGCTGGCCGTCATTGAGATCGCTGATGTCAATGACAACGCCCCCGAGTTCGACCCCAAAACG TACGAGGCGGCCGTGCCAGAGAACGTGGCCGGGCGGGAGGTGGCCAGGCTGGCTGTCACCGACCTGGACGAGCCCGGCACGCCGGCCTGGCGAGCCGTCTACTCCATCCTGCGCGGCAACGATGGGGGAGCCTTCGCCATCAGCACCGACCCTGCCACCAACGAGGGCATCCTGCGCACCGCCCAG GGTCTGGACTATGAGGCCAAGCAGCAGTTCGTGCTCCACGTGGCAGTGGCCAATGAGGTCCCCTTTGTCGTGAAGCTGCCCATGGCCACTGCTACGGTGACAGTCACTGTGGAGGATGTCAATGAGGCCCCGGTGTTTGTGCCACCGGTGCAGCTGGCCACAGTGTCAGAGGATATGCCCCCGGGGCAGACCCTCACAGCCTGCACGGCCCAGGACCCTGACAAGGCGCAGGGCCAGAGGATcaa gtaCCTGGTGGGGCATGACCCAGCGGGCTGGCTGGCTGTGCACCCCGAGAATGGCCTGGTGACCGCGCGGGACCAGCTGGACCGCGAGTCCCCCTTTGTCAAGAACAGCACCTacatggctgtgctgctggctgtggatgATG GCTCACCGCcgggcacgggcacgggcacgctgctcctcaccctgctggaTGTGAACGACAACGGCCCCGAGGCCGAGCCACGGGACATCACTGTCTGCCAgcgcagcccccagccccagctcctcaccGTCACCGACCGGGACCTGCCCCCCAACACCGGCCCCTTCCGCGCCGAGCTCACCCACGGCtcaggggacagctgggctgtggaggtGGGGGACGCAG GTGACACGGTGACGCTGCAGCTGGTGGCACCGTTGGAGCCCGACACCTACAGCGTGTACCTGCGGCTGCTGGACCAGCCGGGCAGAGCCCAAGTGACCATTGTCACCGCACGGGTCTGCGCCTGTgaggggcaggcacagggctgtccccagaggTCCCAGCCTGTCACCACCCTGCCCTTCGTCCTCGCCACCCTGGGCgcgctgctggccctgctgc tcatcctgctgctgctgctgctctttgtgaggaggaggaaggtgacGAAGgagccgctgctgctgcccgaAGATGACACAAGGGACAACATCTTCTACTACGGGGAGGAGGGTGGCGGCGAGGAGGACCAG AACTACGACCTGCGGCAGCTGCACCGGGGGCTGGACGCCCGGCCCGAGGTGATCCGCAATGACGTGGCCCccaccctcctgccagccccgcagtaccggccccgccccgccaaCCCCGACGAGATCGGCAACTTCATCGACGAG AACCTGAAGGCGGCCGACACGGACCCCACGGCCCCCCCCTACGACTCGCTGCTGGTGTTCGACTACGAGGGCAGCGGCTCGGAGGCCACCTCGCTCAGCTCCCTCAACTCCTCCGCCTCCGACGGCGACCAGGACTACGACTACCTCAACGACTGGGGCGGCCGCTTCCGCAAGCTGGCCGAGCTCTACGGCGGCGGCGAGGAGGACGATTAG